The genomic interval TGAGAGCTGCTGCTCACTTACGCACGGAGGAACCATCGCGATATGACGAGGACGACGTGCACATCCACCAACTTTCTTCCAGGGCTGCAACATGTTGGTGCACTCCCAGTTTCGCCTTTTAAGATCTACAGAGAACAAGACACAGCAATGGCTGTTTCTCCTTTATTCTACATGAGAGTCACTGAAAGAAAGATCCTCTCCAGATTCTCTGTCCCTCAACTCACACCTCTACCTgtccaaaatacaaaatatggatTAAAATAGTGATTTTCCTCGCGTGTCCTGAGCAGAGATTGTGCCTTGTTCTCATTAATAGTGATCCCACACTAGGACTATACACTTCCCCACATGTAAACATTAGCCTCCACTGAGCAGGCGTGGTCTCCTCTGCTTTTATCCAATCAGGGACAATAAATGAGCTCCCAGCTGCTCCAACAAAGCACCGGGCTGACTTTAGCATTCAGGAAGTAGCCTGATCCATTTCAATATTGTATATAAAGTTGAAATTATTCAGCAACAGAAACAAGATTGTCTCATACATGCAAAAATCtgccttaaaaaaaacagatccaTAAATATAGTTTCATAGAAACACAGACGTTTACTTTTGAGGCGAAAATATCTTTACTGCACATTAAATGGATCTATGTTAGTGTTGCATTCTAATATAATAAAGTTGAATTGGATTGCATTGTATTGTTGTGACTTTTCTTTATTGTGTGTATTATTACTGACTGTGATCTCAGCAGCACATTTCCAGTTTAGCAGGGTTAAGATAAAATCTAGAAATCAATTGGCTCCAATTGATGCTTCTGAGGCGCCAcgtttttctagatttgttctTCTGTTGATGGTGAATTTGTCCAAAATATCTGTTCATCACATGTCAGAGTTAAAGGCTATATTAcgaataaataatttaaaaatataatataaatacaaatatagcaCCTATAGTATATAgtacattcattatttattttatgttcagATTTTGAAGTTAGACCATCTCATGCAGAAAgacgttttattttattgttttatctcGTGGCCATCAAGTGtctggtttttatttgtattcataacaTCGTTAAGAAAAGTGCTATAAATAGTGTGTCTTGttagtattttattatattaaatagcTTGACTTATTTCCCTTTTAAtttcatgtattttaaatttaattcgCTTAATCCCAGTTCTATTTTATGCTAAAATGATGCGGATCAAAAAACAATAGTGAATCACCAGAATCTGATTTATGTTCAGTTTGTTTTGGGGCAATACATGttattttgaatatgttttcctttttaaaactgCTTTCAGGGGCTCACTACCTGCAGCGCAGGGAGCAGCAGTGGGGGAGAACAGAGAAAGAGCTCAGCCAGGGTTAAAATGGCCGCCAACCTGAACACTGAGATGATCTGTAGCCCAAAGTAAAAGCTTGTTGCCAAAACCATCCGGACTGGATCTGATCATGGAATAAAGTAGAGTGGAGTATTTAGGATAAAACCTgcctgctgacacacactcacttcacATGGCTGCAGGCTTTTATTATTTCGTTTCTGgacctctgtgtctgtgtgggaccTGCTGATGATTCCATGTGACGCGAGTTTTCATTTGCCCTGATGCGCTCTTAAATCCTTGGATACATCACCTGcagaaaataatgataaaaaaatgaattttgaAAGCAGTTGGGATTCTTCTCCCTGCAGCTTCCCCCCTCCAccattacagatttttttttttgggggggggggggggggggggctgctcgcTTTGCTTTGGATGTGGAATGCAAATGCTTTGTTCACGAGGAGGAGGGATCAGCGAGGAGTCTGAAAGCGACGAGTTTTTGATTAATGAGCTTTGAAATGGCTCTCCAGGAGCAATAAAGGATGAACTGCGCTctcacgcacgcgcacacgcacggGCCTCCATCCATCGTTGCATCATTTCCAGTGTCAAAGAGCCTCCTTTTTACTCCTCTATACTTTTATTACCAATAATCTGCCCTGAATAGCCATCAAGGAGGGggcatgtttttatttccactgtattatgattattattatttaatatcatTCTGCAGCGATCAATTTAACCAGTCTGCAGTGATTGGGCTTTTTCTGATAATCATGTGGCCAAGTCTCAAAACAATGATGTGACACGTGAAAGATGCAATAAGCTCACTTCCCCTCACACACCAATAAAATATCAATAAGCTCCAGAGCCCTTTATTTTTGCTGAAATGCACTTTGCATTGGAGCCGCCTGATGAGTCTTAGATATCACGGTGTCTAATTATCGATTGGCTCCCAATGTTTGGACCGTACAGTGGAGCTGTGAGTCAATAAGCCTCCTCTCTATACTGTTAACCTGACAGCTCCACAGAGGGAGGAATTAATATCATCACACACAGGCAGTGGGTGAGCGTGCGTGTTCTCCTGCTTCAGGGCGTGTGAATATCAAAACCAGAATGACCCACAAAATGCAATAACCAAAAAAAGACAAGTTTCAgcactttatttacaaaatgttaAACACGATAAAATATAACATTTCGATATCATTAGGTAAATTTATGGGTAATCCAACTCAATGGAATAACAATGGAAGACGAAAATCAAACATAGCAATGACTACACAAAAATAATGACATGCTGGTGTGTATAATAATATTTGATACTTCGATAGTCTACGTTTTGCTTAAGGTTTGACAACAAGATTAACCATGGACATACTGTATAGTGGTATTTATACACTATAGAAATGTCCCATTTATCCCAGATTTACAATTAGAAATGctcttttttttgcaacaataCACTGCGAGTCAAAGCACTTTTTTCTCCAAACCCTGTTTTACCAACAATTCCAAGTGCACTGATCATGTCCAAAAAAGTCCCCACACACTTATAAATACTCGCATATAAAACgataaataatgtgcaataCAAAaggatttaaataataaataggcTATAATATACTAGTATGAAAAGAGTATGCAgcataatagaaaataaataaataggagtGAGATCCTTCAAAAAACCGACAGAAAAATGTCCCAAAGAGTTTTTCACTCTCGCTTTGTCTCTTTCCCTCTAGTGATGAGCTTCTTCTACTTTTCATGATTCTACAAGACTTACCTTCAAGTAACGGCGAGAATAAAATACTCAGTCAAACAAATCTGCGCATTGCActtgagagaaaacaaaaaaagattaacAACTGACAACCAGGCATGTGTGCCTCATCTGCGCATTTCCAAATACTCAAGAGAAATGGACAAAGCTGTAGTATTTAGAAAATAATTACACAATAGCATTAATAGTAATATCAATAATACTGTAATAATACACACGACTCGTTTGGAGCGCAGTTATTAGACTAGTGAGGTAATAAAAAGAGCGCAACGTAattttggcacacacacacacacacacgaacatacacacatacgcacacgcacgcacgcatacacacagagagagaccacATATTACAAATGTGTGAGTTTAGGCGCTTCCTGCATCCTTCCCTGAGACGCTTGGTGAGAGGTGAGGTCTGTGTACGTGGGATGGGGATCACAGGGTCCGTGGTGGTGGTTCCCCGGGATCTGAGCGGCACAGCTGTAGTCCACACTGGTGGATGACGGGTGGGGGAGATGGCCGAGGTTGAACATGGGGCCCGAGGCTGGCATGGAATCAACAAAGTTCCCACCCACGTACACGGGGCTGCCTTGCAAATTGGCGTTGGCAAAGCCGTTGCTCTGCATGCCGTGGTGTTCGTACTCGGAGCCCGGGTACCTCTTCTGTTGCGGGATGCAACCGCCCAAGGGCGCCGTGTACGCCGCCAAGCCGTACATGTTCTGCTGGGGCTTGGCGAAGGACGGGGGCGAGGGCGCGTCATAGCTGAGGCTGTTCACGTTCTGGAGCTGCCCAGAGTATCCAATGTGATTGGGGCCGCTGAGCGGCGGGCTTCTGTCCGGGGAGTGTCCCAGGGGAGAGTGCGCCAGCCCTTTGGACTTCTGGTCCTTTTTGTATTTCATCCTCCGGTTCTGAAACCAGATCTTTATTTGACGCTCCGTGAGATTCAACAGATTCGCCATCTCCACTCTCCGCGGGCGACACAGGTAGCGGTTAAAGTGaaactccttctccagctccacgAGCTGCGCGCTGGTGTACGCAGTTCTGACCCGTTTGGATGCAGGTCCAGAGGGGCTCTTCTCATCACTCAGCTCGCCACCTGCAAggcaacacatgtgcatgttatGATCCATAATAAAACCACTTCATAAACTTTACGCACAACTAGGCCAGGTCACaaaaggtccccccccccccccccccccccccccccatgcacacacacactcctcgatCATGACCTCTACCTGCAGTGGAGCAGTTGGAGCCCTTCTTTGCATTCTGCCGGCTCTCCTTCATCCAGGGGAAGATCTGCTTGGTGAGCACTGGTGTGGCAGAGCTGGAGCCGCCACCTGATGAGGATTTCTTCTTCTGGGGCGTGGGGCTGTTGGAGCTGGGGGAGGACACGGACAGTGGTGGTGCCGGCGGCTCCCCAATACTCGTggcctggctgctgctgctgttacttTGACTGCTGCTTTGCCGCATGCAGTCTCCATTCAGGTCACTGTCTTTGAGAGTTGGAGGCCGGACGGCGGGGGTCTGGATGGGACACACTGGGCCCTGGTAGTCACTCTCAATGTTGGACGAAGGGTACGACTGGTGTGCAGGGCCATAGTTGTAAGAGTCTGGTTTGGGATAGGTGTAGCTTCCAAAAAGTCCAGAGTTATCGTAGTATGTTGCTTTCTGCATTTTGTAGATTCAAAGCCAATAAGCCAGTGCAGCTCTATCCAATGGCATGGGTGTTGTTTATTCACGTGATTGGTGTTTCCCACCGTTGCTCCACTCTGTGACCTATAAAGAGAAACACATCAGACTAGTGTGGGCACTCATGGATGAGGCCTATTTTCATTATACGTGCACCTTCCCCTACATTACATCAATCCTTATAGTAGAGgttttaaataaaccaattcACAGGAGACTGCCTCTGCTGGGCCCAGACTCAGGCTGCAGACATTACAGGCCTATACCAACTGTCTCTAACACTGTCACATCACAGTCTTACAGGCAGCCCACCAAAAACACCAAGAGCCGTCCACATGACTTCTATATGGCACAAAACAGTTAAAGTTTAACTTGCACTGAAATGACCCTCTGGGGGACTTTGGGAGTCCCTTAGAAATAAGCTGAATCAGCGTTtgacacacgcatacacacaatACCCCTTTCACTAATCACACGGCCTGACAAAGCCCTTCATTCATTGTTCCCCCGCAGCAGAAATATAAGGCCCACCAAGGCTGGCGCGCATGCATGTTGGATCACATGATTACTGCATAGGAGATACAGCTAAATACTGAAACCCTTCACTGGTTGCTATTAGTGTTGGTATCAGAAATGTAGGTGatagctgtgagtgtgtgtgagtgcaagggaaagagtgagagaggggggagggtgacagagagagggagagagagagagagatagagattgGGTGAGTGGGGGTGAGAGGTAAATATGATATTTCATTAGATTTTACGCATGCCCCAACCCAATATATTTTGGCTGGATGGGCTGTTTACCTTGTGTGCCccctttcatttaaaaaaaaattgtttaaaaacagaaatcacCAAAAAATTTGAGTCTACATTTTCTATACAGCAGCTACATTTGTTTCAGGAACCTAACAGAGAAATCATGTCAGGGTTTTAAACtaaaacacaaatatcaaaGGGCCCCGGCTGTACTGTATGTTGGTGGCTTGAGGAGGCGCAGTGCGCGACGTGCATAACAATTGCACCTGTCAGTGTGGACCGCGGCAGAATTTATGACCGCAAATGTTATGGTTGTAAACGGCCTGCGAGAGGAATGGGAAGCACAACAGTGCTGGGGACTCGCAGAAGTGTAAAACTACGCGTAGGAGGAAGGCAAGGGAAAGAATTTCATACTCGGCGACTTCTCCCACTTCATACACAGGCTTATAAATGATGCCTCCATTCTGGCTGTGAGCgaggctgcagacacacagacacacacacacgccgagctgagagactggagctgtTTGACTGGTTTTAAAAGAGGTAATGGGGTTTGTTTGGAGAAGGCCCCGTTAAAGTGTGGAAATCATGGGACGGACTGAGGAAGCTCTTCGTCATTATacgcatttttttgttttgcgtGGATATTCTACTCGTTATATTTGAGAATGTGCAGGatgtaaacatgtatttattttggcaAATTCCCTTCGTTTATCAGGCCTTATTCCAGCGGCTCTGTTGCAAATGGGGACTCCGGCCTGCGTGCGTAAATCATGGCACGTCCAGGTTAAGTTAAAGCCATCCctcatgtctgtttgtgtgatttaagCCTCCTGTGAAAGTCTGAGCGCGTTAATATGCAGCCTAATAACAAATCGCCCTTTCACCTGGTTAGCAGTTGGCTGTGTCTTCCACTCCCTTCATTAAAGAAGTGTTACTCACCGAaagctgcgcagatctcctcgGTTTCCCTCACGCATTCATCACCGCTGCTCTCACCTCGACCTGCAAAGGACATAAAGTGTAATAAAAATGTCGTCGAAGTGCAGactcttttgttatttttatttattttttttttaatctcagcaAAAATAAATGGACCTTAAATTCAGCATATTGTGGATTAAAAGAAAGATTAACACCAGGACCGAATCAGGTTATTTTCACCTGTTTTTAATACAATTAATTAGAAGATGTGGAATATTCAAGTTCCAgtcagaaaaatacattttataattcAAATTATCTCTGGACCACATGCTATTTTTGTCCTGTTTAATTTCACCAACGGTGAATATTGTCCCTGCAGTGACCATGTGTGACGGTTTTCTTTAACTCCCTGCTTTAGAACGGCTTGAGAGTGAAAAGTCTTGCATGTGCACTTTTGACACAAAGAGCCAGGCCAAATATTCAGCAGTCATAAGCTTTTTTGGGTGACCCGTGGGTCATTCAGCGTTTAAGTCAAAGTTTAATGAACAACGAGCGGTTTGGCTTCAAGTAGCCTCAAGTCTCCACCAAAAGTCACAGCAGATTTTCAGCCGAGGACAAAGATGCTGGAGTGGCGGCAAGGGAGTAGAGATGAGACCTCAGAAAACCTATTTATATTTATGACTTTCTCCCAGTTACAGGAAAGCATCGGTGTTTCTACCTCCTCAAAAttaaggattttttttgttaaggAGGTTTGTTTTAAATGCGAGGGAGATTTTGAATTCCTTCGGTCTGGACTATTTGTTAAAGCTGGTCAATAATAAGCGCCTCAAGTGCGTTGGTGCACACTGAGCTACTAGTCGCAGACATGGTCCTCCATTCAAACCACAGTGTTTTTCGCCTACGCGCTGTTACGGTAAGTTTGCCTCGCACAAAAGGGCCGGAGTCAGTGTGGAGTGTTATTATCTCACTTCTTCCCTTCAGCGTCTGGGTTAAACAACAATGAGAGGcgtttgtatttacatttattcaaCCATAATAGCAGCTtgtaataatttaaaatattattattctcCTATGCTCGCTGTTGTTGTGAGAAATCGCAAGGTCTGTTTTTCTTCCGTGTAGAAAATATGTGCTGCTGAACAAAATGCGTAAAATGCGTAATTTTCGGTAGAATTCAGCAGCGATCCTGCAGAGGTTCAACTGAAAAAGACGCAGAATCGTGGGTATATAGTTGAAAAAGAGGCAATGCTGATAAATTAAAACTTAATTCCTTGTCAAATAATTAATAGTATGTTAACCACATGGGGAACATTTGACTCATAAACAATATCCCAGGCCTGTTGTTTATTCCCATGTAGATAAACAAAATTACGCATGAGCCACAATTAAGCAAAATGCAAGAGAAAAGTGTCcaaacagcaggaaaatatGAGTATGTGCCTTTGTCCTTGTCGAGTCTCCAGCCCGGTCATCCTTCCAAACATCCAATATGAACTCATGTATAATATAACGTCGCAGGTTAACAAAGCCATACAGTTGAAACCACATAAATCACGGCAAACGCCACTGTGACGATAAGACAACAAATTAATGTGATTTACGATCCAAGAGgcgaaaaaaaagagaaaagttcctCTGCTACTTCTTCCTCCGAGTCGAGGTTTTAGAAAATCAGctgaaaagaagaataaaaagcaGCAGGACAGCTCAGGTTCAATGTGTCGATAATATTTGAGGAAAAACAATGGATAGGAGCGTTGCTTTTTGAGGAGTAGCTGTGCATGGATATCCAAGATCCGCTGCAGGTTCGCCGGAGAGAGCGATATTAACAAGCATCAGCTCCCTGAGTggaataaatcataaatatttcCCTTGCATTATATTAACCCGTGGTTAAAGGTTGCTTTGTGCCTCGCAGTTGCTTACCTGTGAATCAATTCATCATGGAGCAGTTTCCCTCTCAGCCTCAGCTCCTCTACTGGAATAAATCCTTCACCCTTTGTCTGCAGACAATGCTGTCCTAAACCTGATCTTGCTGTTTTTCAGACATTTCCATATACCAATGGAGACAGTATTCCCGAAAGAATGGAAGGACTCGCATTCAACTACCAATAAAAAGCGAACAAGGTATCCTtattccagaaaaaaaaaatccctggcAATCAATCACCCATTGGAATATACAGGAATTCAGAAGGTGATAGGCCTGTGCAGATTTGGAGCTATAACAtcagtgagtttttttttaggcTGTTTCCGACGCGTTATGGTGACAAATAAAGGCGCTGCCTTAAGATACAAGCATATTTGTTCACGTGATTGTTCCCTTCTCCATCCAAGCCTTACCTCACCAATCCATTTTGATAAAGGGTGGCGTTTATTTCCTCCTCAACTGTGTGGAAATGTCCCACTGCCCATTTCTTCTCATCTGCCCCTGAACTGCGAGCGTTGCATCTCGCCTGCGCCACATCCAGTATTTAAACACATGTGAGCAGATATGGTTTTCTTTGGGTATTAAAGATGTGCATGATCTCGTGCACTATTTGGGGGAGTAGTTGGACGATTCAGTGCAGTGCATTTGCGTAAAAAGGATTTGTGCGTTTTAAATGCTGCAGCAGCTTTGGAATTTTCATCCTTTTTGGGGAtttcttttacattatttatacaCGAATAGCAACTACCAGGATTTGCACAATAACATCTATAAAATTGGTCTATACCCTAACCCACATGCATTATTTTATAATGCTAACAATACAATACTTTCTCTAGGTGTCCTGTTTAGTCGCCCAATTACTGCAAAGATGTGGGAAGTGcattttgaaaatgatttaTGAAATAAATGACACGTGGGTTTTTCTTCCTCATCCATCTGGGACTTGATTGTATTCAAATAAAGCACATTATcatcttttgtttgttgtgtcggTCTTCACactctgcagaaacacaaagagtgagggaACCGTGTCTTTTCCTGCATTGTTTTCACTATCCatcacaggaaataaaaaaataaaaggcaaaTTAAATAATACCACTGTTTGATAGGTGGTAAAtaaatggattaaaaaaaaggggCCACGATGGATTGTAAGATGAGGATTTGGAGCCGCACAGAGCGTCGGCAGAGCCCCGGTGGTTTTATCGTtgctgagaagaagaagcaggaggaggagacgctgaAGAAGAAGGGATGCAGGACTGGTAGCGTCGCAGCATATGTTCGGAGGGTAATAAAAGTGAAAGATTTACAGTTTTCGCCCGGCCCCCCAACAGCCTCGCACCCTTTCAGGAATTACTGAGAATGATTTACAAGGAGGCAG from Pleuronectes platessa chromosome 14, fPlePla1.1, whole genome shotgun sequence carries:
- the hoxd3a gene encoding homeobox protein Hox-D3a; translated protein: MQKATYYDNSGLFGSYTYPKPDSYNYGPAHQSYPSSNIESDYQGPVCPIQTPAVRPPTLKDSDLNGDCMRQSSSQSNSSSSQATSIGEPPAPPLSVSSPSSNSPTPQKKKSSSGGGSSSATPVLTKQIFPWMKESRQNAKKGSNCSTAGGELSDEKSPSGPASKRVRTAYTSAQLVELEKEFHFNRYLCRPRRVEMANLLNLTERQIKIWFQNRRMKYKKDQKSKGLAHSPLGHSPDRSPPLSGPNHIGYSGQLQNVNSLSYDAPSPPSFAKPQQNMYGLAAYTAPLGGCIPQQKRYPGSEYEHHGMQSNGFANANLQGSPVYVGGNFVDSMPASGPMFNLGHLPHPSSTSVDYSCAAQIPGNHHHGPCDPHPTYTDLTSHQASQGRMQEAPKLTHL